A DNA window from Malus domestica chromosome 12, GDT2T_hap1 contains the following coding sequences:
- the LOC139189791 gene encoding uncharacterized protein — protein sequence MKLDMAKAYDRVEWTFLLAMMEAMGFPTKFCHRIAECITTGFSALLRQREEHGSLHGVRVAPGEISLSHLFFAYDAVIFYKAMKEEVQEVMDVLQCYAETFGQAINRENSSLYFGANCSRKQHKRLAICTNIKGREDFGKYLGINADFGSFKKAVFEGVREALEGIIKGWAKQFLSPAGKEVFIKAVAIALPNYAMSYFKLLTRKGGYGWVVRDFAGLLQTASGEGGLFFNTEAMAKLLQFVWRYWYVLSWNVRKWRLNRILR from the exons ATGAAGCTGGATATGGCGAAGGCTTATGACCGAGTTGAATGGACTTTTTTATTGGCAATGATGGAAGCCATGGGGTTTCCGACTAAGTTTTGTCATCGAATTGCGGAGTGTATCACTACG GGTTTCTCGGCATTACTACGACAGAGGGAGGAACATGGATCTCTACATGGGGTGCGAGTGGCACCTGGTGAGATTTCATTATCACACTTATTCTTTGCATATGATGCTGTAATTTTCTATAAGGCTATGAAGGAAGAGGTTCAGGAGGTTATGGATGTGTTACAGTGTTATGCGGAAACTTTCGGGCAAGCTATTAATAGGGAGAATAGCTCCTTGTATTTTGGGGCTAATTGTTCGCGGAAACAACATAAACGACTTGCTATTTGTACTAATATTAAGGGTCGAGAAGACTTTGGTAAGTATTTGGGGATAAATGCTGATTTTGGCTCATTTAAGAAGGCAGTGTTTGAAGGGGTTCGTGAGGCTTTGGAAGGGATAATCAAAGGGTGGGCCAAGCAGTTTCTGTCCCCCGCTGGAAAAGAAGTTTTCATTAAAGCGGTGGCTATAGCGTTGCCAAACTATGCGATGTCTTATTTTAAGCTTCTG ACTCGCAAAGGTGGCTATGGGTGGGTAGTGAGGGATTTTGCTGGTTTGTTGCAAACAGCTAGTGGGGAAGGAGGGTTGTTTTTCAATACTGAGGCAATGGCGAAGCTGCTGCAATTCGTGTGGCGTTACTGGTATGTATTGAGTTGGAATGTGAGGAAGTGGAGGTTGAATCGGATTCTCAGGTGA
- the LOC103443128 gene encoding VQ motif-containing protein 17-like: MEEAQTLTKKQTFCLNMPEALAIHRHSQTISKPKPKIRIIHIYAPEIIKTDVANFRELVQRLTGKPSENGGCSNRRNNKKNPTSIPSREGPKPSKKNALIMADKMRAGCKGFVDQSRDRIKGEEGLMWNAENSGGFLERFADLEGFIQEFGGEFPLIPTMDAPNSHLLHGLI, encoded by the coding sequence ATGGAGGAGGCTCAGACACTAACCAAGAAGCAAACTTTCTGCTTAAATATGCCAGAAGCACTTGCAATCCACAGACACTCACAAACAATATCAAAACCAAAGCCCAAAATCCGAATTATTCACATATATGCCCCAGAGATCATCAAGACTGACGTGGCAAACTTCAGGGAGCTGGTTCAGAGACTCACCGGAAAACCATCGGAAAACGGCGGCTGCAGCAACAGGAGGAACAACAAGAAAAACCCAACAAGTATACCCAGCAGAGAAGGACCCAAACCCAGCAAAAAGAATGCATTGATCATGGCTGACAAGATGAGAGCTGGGTGCAAGGGATTTGTGGACCAATCGAGAGACAGAATTAAGGGAGAAGAAGGGCTGATGTGGAATGCAGAAAACTCTGGTGGGTTTCTTGAGAGATTTGCAGATTTGGAGGGGTTTATTCAGGAATTTGGTGGTGAATTTCCTTTGATACCCACTATGGACGCTCCAAATTCTCACCTCCTGCATGGCTTAATTTGA